The proteins below come from a single Micromonospora citrea genomic window:
- a CDS encoding TauD/TfdA family dioxygenase, translating to MSDTIATLPVVVENDGRELTELIAARRAELRASLAAHGGLLFRGFDVGGVEGFDRVVRALSGEPLVYTERSSPRHAIAGRVYTSTDYPPDEEIFLHNENSYQARWPLTLFFYCITPPQTRGATPLADVRRVYELIDPAVREEFVRRRWMLVRNFHGDFGTPWQQVFNTEDRAEVEAYAAANRIELEWRGSDGLRTRAVRDVVHHRPGSDIPRWFNHATFFHISTLPKDYQEGLLAMFGPEGLPSNTYYGDGGEIPADVMDHLRAAYRAASVRFDYQRDDVLVVDNMTAAHGREPFTGPRKIAVAMAEPHTPESAGEK from the coding sequence ATGAGCGACACGATCGCCACGCTGCCGGTGGTCGTCGAGAACGACGGCCGGGAGCTCACCGAGCTGATCGCCGCCCGCCGCGCGGAACTGCGCGCGAGCCTGGCGGCGCACGGCGGGCTGCTGTTCCGCGGCTTCGACGTCGGCGGCGTCGAGGGCTTCGACCGGGTGGTGCGGGCGCTGTCCGGCGAGCCGCTGGTCTACACGGAGCGCTCGTCGCCCCGGCACGCCATCGCCGGGCGGGTCTACACCTCGACGGACTACCCGCCGGACGAGGAGATCTTCCTGCACAACGAGAACTCGTACCAGGCCCGCTGGCCGCTGACGCTGTTCTTCTACTGCATCACCCCGCCGCAGACGCGGGGCGCGACCCCGCTCGCCGACGTGCGCCGGGTGTACGAACTGATCGACCCGGCGGTCCGCGAGGAGTTCGTCCGGCGCCGCTGGATGCTGGTGCGCAACTTCCACGGTGACTTCGGCACCCCGTGGCAGCAGGTGTTCAACACCGAGGACCGCGCCGAGGTCGAGGCGTACGCGGCGGCGAACCGGATCGAGCTGGAGTGGCGTGGCTCCGACGGGCTGCGCACCCGGGCGGTGCGGGACGTCGTGCACCACCGGCCCGGCTCGGACATCCCCCGCTGGTTCAACCACGCCACGTTCTTCCACATCAGCACCCTGCCGAAGGACTACCAGGAGGGGCTGCTGGCCATGTTCGGCCCCGAGGGGCTGCCGTCGAACACCTACTACGGCGACGGCGGCGAGATCCCCGCCGACGTCATGGACCACCTGCGGGCCGCGTACCGGGCGGCCAGCGTCCGCTTCGACTACCAGCGCGACGACGTGCTGGTCGTGGACAACATGACCGCCGCGCACGGCCGGGAGCCCTTCACCGGCCCCCGCAAGATCGCCGTCGCGATGGCCGAACCGCACACCCCCGAGAGCGCTGGAGAGAAGTGA
- a CDS encoding MbtH family protein gives MAETRFLVVRNDEEQYSIWSADRDLPAGWHEAGFAGTREECLAHIDTVWTDMRPRSVREATA, from the coding sequence ATGGCCGAAACCCGATTCCTGGTCGTCCGCAACGACGAGGAGCAGTACTCGATCTGGTCGGCCGACCGCGACCTCCCGGCGGGCTGGCACGAGGCCGGCTTCGCCGGCACCCGCGAGGAGTGCCTCGCGCACATCGACACCGTCTGGACGGACATGCGCCCGCGTTCGGTGCGGGAGGCCACCGCATGA